Proteins encoded by one window of Lathyrus oleraceus cultivar Zhongwan6 chromosome 1, CAAS_Psat_ZW6_1.0, whole genome shotgun sequence:
- the LOC127073803 gene encoding beta-D-xylosidase 1 → MTHNHKSFITILLLIFTVFSLVQGRVPFACDPRNGFTRGYRFCNTNIPIRFRVQDLIGRLTLPEKIRLVVNNAIAVPRLGIQGYEWWSEALHGVSNVGPGTKFGGAFPGATSFPQVITTAASFNQSLWLEIGRVVSDEARAMYNGGAAGLTYWSPNVNIFRDPRWGRGQETPGEDPTLAAKYAASYVQGLQGNGAGNRLKVAACCKHYTAYDLDNWNGVDRFHFNAKVSKQDLADTYDVPFKACVSEGNVASVMCSYNQVNGKPTCADPELLRNTIRGEWRLNGYIVSDCDSVGVYYDTQHYTKTPEEAAADAIKAGLDLDCGPFLALHTDGAIRQGLMSENDLNNALANLITVQMRLGMFDGEPSAQPYGNLGPRDVCLPAHNELAVEAARQGIVLLQNKGNALPLSPTRFRTIGVIGPNSDVTVTMIGNYAGVACGYTTPLQGIARYARTIHQVGCRDVSCGGNQLFGLAETVARQGDATVLVMGLDQSIEAEFRDRVGLLLPGHQQELVSRVARAARGPVILVLMSGGPIDVTFAKNDPKISAILWVGYPGQSGGTAIADVIFGRTNPGGRLPNTWYPQNYVSKVPMTNMDMRPNPAIGYPGRTYRFYKGPVVFPFGHGLSYSRYTHTLALAPKQVSVPYVSLQAQAFANSTNKAIKVSHAKCDELEVGFHVDVKNEGSMDGAHTLLIFSKPPNGVKQLVNFHKTYVPAGSKTRVKVGVHVCNHLSVVDEFGIRRIPMGEHELHIGDLKHSILVQTMDQIKH, encoded by the exons aTGACTCATAATCACAAAAGCTTCATAACTATACTGTTATTAATCTTCACAGTATTTTCATTAGTTCAAGGACGAGTACCCTTTGCATGTGATCCAAGAAACGGTTTTACAAGAGGTTACAGATTCTGCAACACAAACATACCGATTCGGTTTAGAGTACAAGACCTTATCGGAAGACTTACATTACCTGAGAAGATAAGACTTGTTGTAAACAATGCAATTGCAGTTCCAAGACTTGGTATACAAGGCTACGAGTGGTGGTCGGAAGCATTACACGGCGTTTCTAACGTCGGTCCCGGTACTAAATTCGGTGGCGCTTTCCCCGGCGCCACTAGTTTTCCTCAAGTTATCACCACCGCTGCTTCTTTTAATCAGTCTTTGTGGCTCGAAATTGGACGG GTTGTGTCGGATGAAGCAAGAGCAATGTACAATGGTGGTGCAGCAGGGTTGACTTATTGGAGTCCTAATGTAAATATTTTCCGCGATCCACGGTGGGGCCGTGGCCAAGAGACACCCGGCGAAGACCCCACATTGGCCGCAAAATATGCGGCCAGCTACGTTCAAGGTCTACAAGGCAACGGCGCGGGTAACCGACTCAAGGTTGCCGCTTGTTGTAAACACTACACAGCTTATGATCTTGATAATTGGAATGGTGTAGACAGGTTTCATTTCAATGCCAAG GTGAGTAAACAGGATTTAGCAGACACATATGATGTACCATTCAAGGCGTGTGTGTCAGAAGGGAATGTGGCGAGTGTAATGTGTTCCTACAATCAAGTCAATGGCAAGCCCACTTGTGCTGATCCCGAACTTCTTCGCAACACCATCCGTGGCGAATGGCGCCTCAATGGGTACATAGTTTCAGACTGTGACTCGGTCGGAGTTTACTACGACACCCAACACTACACAAAAACACCGGAAGAGGCTGCAGCCGATGCGATTAAAGCAGGCTTGGATTTAGATTGTGGCCCATTTTTAGCCCTACATACTGATGGTGCTATTAGGCAAGGACTTATGTCTGAAAATGATCTTAACAATGCTTTAGCTAACCTTATTACAGTTCAAATGAGATTGGGTATGTTTGACGGAGAGCCTTCGGCCCAACCATATGGGAATTTAGGCCCAAGAGATGTTTGTTTACCTGCCCATAATGAACTTGCAGTTGAAGCAGCTAGACAGGGCATTGTTCTTCTGCAAAACAAAGGAAATGCATTGCCATTATCCCCAACACGCTTCCGCACCATAGGAGTCATTGGTCCCAATTCTGATGTTACTGTTACAATGATTGGAAACTATGCTG GTGTGGCATGTGGCTATACAACACCGTTGCAAGGTATTGCCAGATACGCGAGGACCATTCATCAGGTAGGATGTAGAGATGTGAGTTGTGGTGGGAACCAGCTATTTGGGCTGGCAGAGACAGTAGCAAGACAAGGTGATGCAACAGTATTAGTAATGGGCTTAGACCAGTCCATAGAAGCTGAATTTAGAGATAGGGTTGGGCTTCTTTTACCAGGCCATCAACAAGAGCTAGTGTCTAGAGTAGCTAGGGCTGCAAGAGGCCCAGTTATATTGGTTCTCATGTCTGGTGGGCCTATTGATGTTACATTTGCTAAAAATGATCCCAAAATTAGTGCTATTCTGTGGGTTGGTTATCCTGGTCAATCTGGAGGAACTGCTATTGCTGATGTTATCTTTGGCAGAACCAACCCAG GAGGAAGGTTACCCAATACATGGTACCCACAAAATTATGTGAGCAAAGTGCCAATGACAAACATGGACATGCGTCCAAACCCGGCAATAGGGTACCCAGGAAGAACCTATAGATTCTACAAGGGCCCAGTAGTGTTCCCATTTGGGCATGGGCTAAGTTACTCAAGATACACTCATACCTTAGCACTTGCTCCCAAACAAGTCTCAGTCCCTTATGTATCCCTCCAGGCCCAAGCCTTCGCAAACTCAACTAACAAAGCAATAAAAGTGAGTCATGCAAAATGTGATGAATTGGAAGTAGGTTTCCATGTGGATGTGAAAAATGAAGGGTCAATGGATGGAGCCCACACACTTCTAATATTCTCAAAACCACCTAATGGAGTTAAACAATTGGTGAACTTTCATAAGACTTATGTTCCTGCTGGATCAAAGACACGTGTTAAGGTTGGTGTTCATGTTTGTAACCACCTCTCTGTTGTCGATGAGTTTGGGATTCGAAGAATCCCAATGGGTGAACATGAACTTCACATCGGTGATCTAAAACATTCTATTTTGGTTCAAACTATGGACCAAATTAAACATTAA